The Pseudodesulfovibrio sp. zrk46 genome contains a region encoding:
- a CDS encoding ATP-binding protein: protein MISANDVQQMMRFHTRDAVFVFPFPTPETLESITVLNANDAACRMLKYTREELLGRPLRDFSPNLSYDQETADSFQNDGFVRLERIFKASDGAAIPVEVDVLSQNIDGDNYCVAVTRDITTRKLREAEQRLREMRFKTLYHLSQMMDENEGAILQYVLDSGLEMTGSSIGYIYLMDKREKDLTLQVWSKEGMRQSSSLECPAALNIETNTFWSEAAKMRRPIITNDFSTHPCSANLPEGHLSIDRHMNIPVVEDNRVVLVAGLANKEMEYTDQDAAQLAMVMDGAWRIIQRRRMENNLREAKRAAEEANQAKNHFLANMSHELRTPLNGIMGMTQILMGTDLTPDQKEYLSLSLDATRHLAKVVTDLLSLSIVEAGKLELAAQCFDLHRSVQELVTPLELQAHEKSLYLTLAIAPEVPKIVCGDEAKLRQILTNLIFNAIKFTVSGGISLSIAPTGIPSTEENHTLVRFSVKDTGIGIPKELQEAIFESFTLVEDYMTKQYGGTGLGLSISQELASLMGGRVSVESEPGQGSTFSLVIPLEVEQAEESPLFSNIQADASISEVRGLKILLAEDEQVNSIMASRLLKKAGHHVTLVGNGQQAIEQLSATPFDLVLMDVQMPVVNGIQATRIIRSGGVENVPKDLPIIGLTAYAHTSEKKEFEEAGMERIVTKPYEADDLLKAIAATMGNRVH, encoded by the coding sequence ATGATTAGCGCAAACGACGTCCAACAGATGATGCGCTTCCACACTCGGGACGCCGTCTTTGTGTTCCCATTTCCTACACCGGAGACGTTGGAGTCCATTACCGTATTGAATGCCAATGATGCGGCTTGCCGCATGCTGAAATACACAAGGGAAGAGTTACTCGGCAGGCCCCTGCGCGACTTCAGTCCCAATCTTTCATACGATCAGGAAACCGCAGACTCTTTCCAGAACGATGGTTTTGTTCGTTTGGAGCGAATCTTCAAAGCGAGCGATGGTGCCGCCATCCCTGTCGAAGTGGACGTTCTCAGCCAGAACATCGATGGCGATAACTACTGCGTGGCCGTGACGCGAGACATCACCACCCGCAAACTCCGCGAAGCAGAGCAACGCCTCAGAGAGATGCGGTTCAAGACGCTGTATCATCTTTCACAGATGATGGACGAAAACGAAGGCGCCATCCTCCAATACGTTTTGGACAGCGGATTGGAGATGACCGGTAGCAGCATTGGGTACATCTATCTCATGGACAAACGGGAGAAGGACCTGACGCTTCAGGTCTGGTCCAAAGAAGGGATGAGGCAATCCAGTTCCCTTGAATGTCCGGCAGCGCTCAACATTGAGACCAACACCTTCTGGTCCGAAGCCGCCAAGATGCGACGCCCGATCATTACCAATGATTTTTCTACCCACCCGTGCAGTGCGAACCTGCCGGAGGGACATCTATCCATTGACCGCCACATGAATATTCCTGTGGTGGAAGACAACCGCGTGGTGCTCGTAGCCGGTCTGGCCAACAAGGAAATGGAGTACACGGATCAGGATGCGGCCCAACTCGCCATGGTCATGGATGGTGCATGGCGCATCATCCAGCGCAGGAGGATGGAGAACAACCTGCGCGAGGCAAAGCGGGCGGCAGAAGAAGCCAATCAGGCCAAGAACCACTTCCTGGCCAACATGAGCCACGAATTGCGCACGCCGCTCAACGGCATCATGGGCATGACCCAGATTCTCATGGGCACAGACCTCACGCCGGATCAGAAGGAATACCTTTCCCTCTCGCTGGATGCCACCCGGCATCTCGCCAAGGTTGTCACGGACCTGCTCTCCCTCTCCATAGTCGAAGCGGGCAAGTTGGAACTGGCCGCGCAGTGTTTTGACCTGCACCGCTCCGTACAGGAGTTGGTAACACCACTGGAACTTCAGGCTCACGAGAAATCCCTGTACCTCACCCTGGCCATCGCACCGGAAGTTCCCAAGATCGTATGCGGAGACGAGGCCAAGTTACGCCAGATCCTCACCAACCTCATTTTCAACGCCATCAAATTCACGGTCTCGGGCGGCATTTCACTGAGCATCGCGCCGACAGGCATTCCGTCAACCGAAGAGAACCACACCCTTGTACGATTCTCGGTTAAAGACACCGGCATCGGTATTCCCAAAGAGTTGCAGGAGGCCATATTCGAGAGCTTCACACTGGTGGAAGATTACATGACCAAGCAGTACGGCGGCACCGGCCTGGGCCTGTCCATCTCGCAGGAACTCGCCTCGCTCATGGGCGGACGGGTTTCGGTTGAGAGTGAACCCGGCCAAGGCAGCACCTTCTCTCTGGTCATACCGCTGGAAGTGGAACAGGCAGAAGAGAGCCCGCTTTTCTCAAATATTCAAGCCGATGCATCCATCAGCGAGGTGCGCGGACTCAAGATTCTCCTTGCCGAGGACGAGCAGGTGAACTCCATCATGGCGTCGCGCCTGCTCAAGAAGGCGGGGCATCACGTCACCCTCGTGGGTAACGGCCAGCAGGCCATTGAGCAACTCAGCGCCACTCCCTTCGATCTGGTGCTCATGGATGTGCAGATGCCAGTGGTCAACGGCATTCAGGCCACGAGAATCATACGCAGCGGGGGAGTGGAAAACGTCCCCAAAGACCTGCCCATCATTGGCCTGACAGCCTATGCACACACCTCGGAGAAGAAGGAATTCGAGGAAGCAGGCATGGAGCGTATCGTTACCAAGCCCTATGAAGCAGACGATTTGCTGAAGGCCATTGCAGCAACCATGGGGAATCGAGTACACTAA
- a CDS encoding adenylate/guanylate cyclase domain-containing protein, producing the protein MADYHDYTPEILSQVFDHRLQQSDIRRILDGLSQTDRNIFLDKISETFEKFTALLEVSNRLADSLSLDVLFTRLVSLTTEALRADRGTIFLNDGNTNELFSRIAMGENMQEIRFPNHLGIAGTVFTKGEALLIPDAYADSRFNQDVDKKTGYRTRNILTAPIRNKFGKPVGVIQILNKLDGAFDESDLSMLEAMGAQASSALVKAQLYEEVERSRKEEKELFEVTRAISTEIHLVPLIQKIMSTTTTILEADRSTLFVNDPKTNELWALVAEGVGTKEIRFPNHLGIAGTVFTTGVTENIPDAYADPRFNQEIDKKTGYKTDTILCMPVLNKDGAPIGVIQSLNKAGGPFTAKDEARVMAFSAQAAIAIENARLFEDVLRMKNYNESILESMSSGLITFDDEMQVEKCNAVALKLLDEQEEALLGRPVAELFTGDAQWVADTVAKVMETGDPDMALDTEMALPKGEILAVNATTLPLINRKEEVVGTLLVFEDISGEKRLQGTLARYMTKEVADQLMEAGESELGGQMKPVTIFFSDIRSFTTISEALGAHETVTMLNEYFTDMVDILFDYGGILDKYIGDAIMAVFGAPFPTGHDADNALHASVEMMRALAEFNRRQAADNKQILDIGIGLNTAEVVVGNIGSEKRMDYTVIGDGVNLASRLEGANKQYGSNILISEGTLKELQDEYVVRPADLLRVKGKTEPVAIFEVLDHHTEESFPNREQSLKIFHKGYDAYHKADFPGALQLFEECHTLNERDRLAALYIERCRHFIESPPGDDWDGVWIMTSK; encoded by the coding sequence ATGGCGGACTATCATGATTATACACCGGAAATACTGAGCCAGGTCTTTGACCATCGGCTGCAGCAGTCTGACATCCGGCGTATTCTCGACGGTCTCAGCCAGACTGACCGTAACATCTTCCTGGATAAGATTTCCGAGACCTTTGAAAAATTCACTGCCCTGCTTGAGGTGTCCAACCGTCTGGCCGACTCTCTTTCTCTGGACGTTCTCTTCACACGGCTGGTCAGCCTCACGACCGAAGCCCTTCGAGCCGACCGCGGCACCATCTTTCTCAACGACGGCAACACCAATGAGCTATTTTCCCGCATTGCCATGGGCGAAAACATGCAGGAGATCCGTTTTCCCAACCATTTGGGTATTGCAGGCACGGTGTTCACCAAGGGCGAGGCCCTGCTCATACCGGACGCCTACGCAGACTCCCGCTTCAATCAGGATGTGGACAAAAAAACAGGCTATCGCACCCGCAATATCCTGACCGCCCCCATCCGCAACAAGTTCGGCAAGCCGGTTGGGGTCATCCAGATTCTCAACAAGCTCGACGGCGCTTTCGACGAAAGCGACCTCTCCATGCTCGAAGCCATGGGCGCTCAGGCATCCTCGGCACTGGTCAAGGCACAGCTCTATGAAGAGGTGGAACGCTCCCGCAAGGAAGAGAAAGAGCTCTTTGAAGTTACCCGCGCCATCTCAACGGAAATTCATCTGGTGCCGCTCATCCAGAAGATCATGTCCACCACCACGACCATTCTGGAGGCGGACCGCTCCACCCTGTTCGTCAACGACCCCAAAACCAATGAACTCTGGGCGCTGGTGGCCGAGGGTGTCGGCACCAAGGAAATCCGCTTCCCCAACCACCTCGGTATCGCAGGCACCGTGTTCACCACCGGCGTGACCGAGAACATTCCCGATGCCTATGCCGACCCCCGCTTCAATCAGGAGATCGACAAGAAGACCGGCTACAAGACCGACACCATTCTCTGCATGCCCGTGCTCAACAAGGACGGCGCCCCCATCGGCGTCATCCAGTCGCTGAACAAGGCAGGAGGGCCATTTACGGCCAAGGACGAAGCTCGCGTCATGGCCTTTTCGGCACAGGCGGCCATTGCCATCGAGAACGCCCGGTTGTTCGAAGATGTGCTGCGCATGAAGAACTACAACGAGTCCATCCTCGAATCCATGTCCAGCGGCCTGATCACGTTCGATGACGAGATGCAGGTTGAGAAGTGCAACGCCGTAGCGCTCAAGTTGCTCGACGAACAAGAAGAAGCTCTTTTGGGACGCCCTGTGGCCGAGCTTTTCACAGGCGATGCGCAATGGGTGGCCGACACCGTAGCCAAGGTGATGGAGACCGGCGATCCGGACATGGCCCTCGACACCGAAATGGCCCTGCCCAAAGGGGAAATACTGGCCGTAAACGCAACCACTCTTCCTCTCATAAATAGAAAAGAGGAAGTGGTCGGAACCCTGCTCGTATTCGAAGACATCAGTGGCGAAAAACGACTGCAAGGCACACTGGCCCGCTATATGACGAAGGAAGTGGCCGACCAGCTCATGGAAGCAGGCGAGTCGGAGTTGGGTGGCCAGATGAAACCCGTAACCATTTTCTTCTCGGACATCCGCAGCTTCACCACCATCTCCGAAGCTCTCGGCGCGCACGAAACCGTGACCATGCTGAACGAATATTTCACAGACATGGTGGATATCCTGTTTGATTACGGCGGCATTCTGGACAAGTACATCGGCGATGCCATCATGGCGGTATTCGGTGCGCCCTTCCCCACCGGGCACGATGCGGACAACGCCCTTCACGCTTCAGTAGAGATGATGCGCGCGCTGGCCGAATTCAACCGGCGTCAGGCTGCCGACAACAAACAGATACTGGACATTGGCATCGGCCTGAACACCGCCGAGGTGGTCGTCGGCAACATCGGTTCGGAAAAGCGCATGGATTACACAGTCATCGGAGACGGCGTAAACCTCGCCTCACGACTGGAGGGAGCCAACAAGCAATACGGCTCCAACATCCTCATCAGTGAAGGTACGCTGAAAGAGCTACAGGATGAATACGTGGTGCGCCCGGCCGACCTGCTCCGTGTGAAAGGCAAAACCGAACCCGTAGCCATTTTCGAAGTGCTGGATCACCACACCGAAGAGTCGTTTCCCAACAGGGAACAGTCACTGAAGATTTTCCACAAGGGATATGACGCCTACCACAAGGCAGACTTCCCCGGCGCGTTGCAATTATTTGAAGAATGCCACACCCTCAATGAGCGGGACAGACTCGCCGCCCTGTACATCGAACGCTGCCGCCACTTCATCGAATCGCCGCCCGGTGACGACTGGGACGGCGTCTGGATCATGACCAGCAAGTAA
- a CDS encoding glutamate decarboxylase: MPLHEKDMVRDQLLDDVYASTDLSVRMPKFSFPHKEHDPRHVYQVVHDELMLDGNSRQNLATFCQTWAEPEVHQLMDECMDKNMIDKDEYPQTAELEARCVHMLADLWNSPDAKNTLGCSTTGSSEAAMLGGMAMKWRWRDKMRAQGKPTDKPNLICGPVQICWHKFARYWDIELREIPMEKDRLIMTPEEVLKRCDENTIGVVPTLGVTFTCQYEPVKAVCDALDKLQEETGLDIPVHVDGASGAFLAPFVEPELEWDFRNPRIVSINASGHKYGLSPLGVGWIVWREKEFLPEDLIFNVNYLGGNMPCFALNFSRPGGQIVAQYYNFLRLGREGYRRIHQACYETAQRMAKEVGKMGMFDIIYDGHGGIPAFSWSLKEGDHGYTLYDLSDRLRSRGWQVAAYSMPANREDLVIMRILVRHGFSRDLGDLFIEDMKRCVDYFKRNPVTVPLTEEEAGGYSHSK, translated from the coding sequence ATGCCCCTGCATGAAAAAGATATGGTCCGGGACCAGCTTCTCGACGACGTATACGCATCTACCGACCTGTCCGTTCGGATGCCCAAATTCAGCTTTCCCCACAAGGAACACGATCCGCGCCACGTCTATCAAGTGGTCCATGATGAACTGATGCTCGATGGCAACTCGCGCCAGAACCTGGCGACCTTCTGCCAGACATGGGCCGAGCCCGAAGTGCACCAGCTCATGGACGAGTGCATGGACAAGAACATGATCGATAAGGATGAATATCCCCAGACCGCCGAACTTGAGGCGCGCTGCGTACACATGCTGGCCGACCTGTGGAACTCGCCGGACGCCAAAAACACCCTTGGTTGCTCCACCACCGGCTCCAGCGAGGCCGCCATGCTCGGCGGCATGGCCATGAAATGGCGTTGGCGCGATAAGATGCGCGCACAGGGCAAGCCCACTGACAAGCCCAACCTCATCTGCGGCCCGGTCCAGATCTGCTGGCACAAATTTGCCCGCTACTGGGACATTGAGCTTCGCGAAATCCCCATGGAAAAGGATCGCCTGATCATGACGCCCGAGGAGGTGCTCAAGCGGTGCGACGAGAACACCATCGGCGTGGTGCCAACCCTTGGCGTCACCTTCACCTGTCAGTATGAGCCCGTCAAAGCTGTCTGCGATGCCCTCGACAAGTTGCAGGAAGAAACCGGGCTGGACATCCCGGTTCACGTAGACGGCGCCAGCGGTGCGTTCCTCGCTCCCTTTGTGGAACCGGAACTGGAGTGGGATTTCCGCAATCCGCGCATCGTGTCCATCAACGCATCAGGACACAAGTATGGCCTTTCTCCTCTCGGTGTGGGCTGGATCGTATGGCGCGAGAAGGAATTCCTGCCCGAAGACCTGATCTTCAACGTCAATTACCTCGGCGGCAACATGCCCTGCTTTGCCCTGAACTTCTCCCGGCCCGGCGGTCAGATCGTGGCTCAGTACTACAACTTCCTGCGCCTCGGCCGCGAAGGATATCGGCGCATTCATCAGGCGTGCTACGAGACTGCCCAGCGCATGGCCAAAGAGGTGGGCAAGATGGGCATGTTCGACATCATCTACGATGGGCACGGCGGCATCCCGGCCTTCAGCTGGTCGCTCAAGGAAGGCGACCACGGCTACACCCTGTATGATCTGTCCGACCGCTTGCGCAGTCGTGGATGGCAGGTCGCGGCATACTCCATGCCCGCCAATCGTGAGGACCTCGTCATCATGCGCATCCTTGTGCGCCACGGTTTCTCCCGCGATCTGGGCGACCTGTTCATTGAGGATATGAAACGGTGCGTGGATTACTTCAAACGCAATCCGGTGACCGTGCCTCTGACCGAAGAGGAAGCGGGCGGATACAGTCACTCGAAATAA
- a CDS encoding rhodanese-like domain-containing protein codes for MNQKIVIPVVILLVAGMLFFFNMAPTPEGYTDFQAVEAQEQLNANKAVVVLDIRTPAEFNSGHIPGAVNVDFYSKDFEAELSKLDKNAQYFVYCRTGNRSSSALKLMHKLGFTKVWHLYKGIVDWKGAGLPLEN; via the coding sequence ATGAATCAAAAGATAGTTATCCCCGTTGTCATCCTGCTGGTGGCAGGTATGTTGTTTTTCTTCAACATGGCTCCCACGCCCGAAGGATATACCGACTTTCAGGCCGTTGAGGCGCAGGAACAACTGAACGCCAACAAAGCCGTTGTCGTTCTGGATATCCGTACCCCCGCTGAGTTTAACAGTGGCCATATCCCCGGCGCGGTGAATGTCGATTTTTACAGCAAGGATTTTGAAGCCGAACTGTCCAAACTCGATAAGAACGCCCAGTATTTTGTTTATTGCCGAACCGGTAATCGGAGTTCGTCCGCGCTCAAGCTGATGCATAAACTCGGATTCACCAAAGTCTGGCATTTGTACAAGGGAATCGTTGACTGGAAGGGCGCTGGATTGCCTTTGGAAAATTAG
- a CDS encoding electron transfer flavoprotein subunit alpha: MSTVLYIAHTECDGTLARVSLETLAAAKNLAEGMGAELAVGLVGADVAAAADSIAGCGGKFFAVTGPEFNDGIYSTDLAAAEAIAKAVDAEIILAPATSRYSRALPGLAIRLGGRVDTHLSCVEAVDGKPVAKRWFYRQRMEGTLTREERPWVLTMDSGCAEAFEGAGSADVEAVSVDLSGIRTKAAGMECVSEDEQTIRPDAELLFVTGAGWMKKQADGATHVADAESLISEFMGQTKCSIGSSKSLVDITGEEGEVISFLTHMHQVGQTGSSPRHAKGLATCCHGEEPHVVGWRFIQERRAINTDAGCGWAQGKCDVLYVGDAFEIMKKVNELLG; encoded by the coding sequence ATGAGCACTGTACTGTACATCGCACACACCGAATGCGACGGCACTCTTGCCCGCGTCTCCCTGGAAACCCTGGCCGCTGCCAAGAATCTGGCCGAAGGCATGGGCGCTGAACTCGCTGTTGGTCTGGTTGGCGCTGATGTGGCTGCTGCCGCTGACTCCATCGCCGGTTGCGGCGGCAAGTTCTTTGCTGTCACCGGTCCCGAGTTCAACGATGGTATCTACTCTACCGATCTGGCTGCTGCCGAGGCAATCGCCAAGGCCGTTGACGCTGAAATTATTCTGGCTCCCGCCACCTCCCGCTACAGCCGTGCACTGCCCGGTCTGGCTATCCGTCTGGGTGGCCGTGTGGACACGCACCTGTCCTGCGTGGAAGCTGTGGATGGTAAGCCTGTTGCCAAGCGCTGGTTCTACCGCCAGCGCATGGAAGGCACCCTGACCCGTGAGGAGCGCCCTTGGGTGCTGACCATGGATTCCGGTTGTGCAGAGGCTTTTGAAGGCGCAGGTTCCGCAGATGTTGAAGCCGTGTCCGTAGACCTGTCCGGCATTCGTACCAAGGCCGCTGGCATGGAATGCGTGTCCGAGGACGAGCAGACCATCCGCCCCGATGCCGAACTGCTGTTCGTGACCGGCGCTGGCTGGATGAAGAAGCAGGCCGATGGCGCTACCCATGTGGCCGATGCAGAATCCCTGATCTCCGAGTTCATGGGGCAGACCAAATGCTCCATCGGTTCCTCCAAGTCTCTGGTGGACATCACCGGTGAAGAGGGCGAAGTCATCTCCTTCCTGACGCACATGCATCAGGTCGGCCAGACCGGTTCCTCCCCGCGTCACGCAAAGGGCTTGGCAACCTGTTGTCACGGTGAAGAGCCCCACGTTGTTGGTTGGCGCTTCATCCAGGAACGCCGCGCCATCAATACCGATGCCGGCTGCGGCTGGGCGCAGGGCAAATGCGACGTCCTCTACGTAGGCGATGCCTTTGAAATCATGAAGAAAGTGAACGAACTGCTCGGCTAG
- a CDS encoding electron transfer flavoprotein subunit beta, producing the protein MSTDFHIVVCGSIVPDPLQTLAPQDGPNGPVLQNEMMLPAVLDPWAGHALYEAANLAAQNPGSQVWLVALGPKAKLQQVMMAVSQKAPFQLVVADGSASGFEDSYETAKTLSDTIDGIAGLDKSKMLLFGGWQSASRGSGAVMQMVGEMQGVTEQFQGVDKITVNGDGIEVLERVEGGAYQKSVVDGAPAVMGWATGELPEPPNNPQIGMQNMQKNMPALQQAKPADLSGSSLKFQGVEVPQQRRETRVVKDASVEDMAKEIVEWIKG; encoded by the coding sequence ATGAGCACTGATTTCCACATCGTGGTCTGCGGTTCCATCGTTCCGGATCCGCTCCAGACGCTCGCACCTCAGGACGGTCCCAATGGTCCGGTTCTGCAAAACGAAATGATGCTTCCGGCTGTGCTGGACCCCTGGGCAGGGCATGCCCTGTATGAGGCTGCCAATCTGGCCGCCCAGAATCCCGGAAGCCAGGTCTGGCTGGTGGCGCTCGGTCCCAAGGCCAAGCTCCAGCAGGTCATGATGGCCGTTTCCCAGAAAGCCCCGTTCCAGTTGGTCGTGGCTGATGGTTCCGCTTCCGGTTTCGAAGATAGCTATGAAACCGCCAAAACCCTGTCCGACACCATCGATGGAATCGCTGGTTTGGATAAGTCCAAGATGCTGCTGTTCGGCGGCTGGCAGTCCGCTTCCCGCGGCTCCGGTGCCGTGATGCAGATGGTTGGTGAGATGCAGGGCGTGACCGAACAGTTCCAGGGCGTTGATAAGATCACCGTGAACGGTGATGGCATCGAAGTCCTCGAGCGCGTAGAAGGCGGCGCATACCAGAAGTCCGTCGTTGATGGCGCACCGGCCGTTATGGGCTGGGCCACCGGCGAACTGCCTGAGCCTCCGAACAATCCGCAGATCGGCATGCAGAACATGCAGAAGAATATGCCCGCACTGCAGCAGGCCAAGCCTGCCGACCTGTCCGGCTCCTCCCTGAAGTTCCAGGGCGTGGAAGTGCCGCAGCAGCGTCGCGAGACCCGCGTGGTCAAGGATGCCTCGGTCGAAGATATGGCCAAAGAAATCGTCGAATGGATCAAGGGCTAG
- a CDS encoding 4Fe-4S ferredoxin: protein MSDQTPRAEMETDIVCVGFGPAAGGFLTTLTRGLMNEDGTPVAESKAMPGMPPQVICYERADDIGFGVSGVVTKGRSIKASFPDLDLSQIPMAHEVTEEKILYLNDPYGASRRPAPFKLADKVLEKYMEDGAYELPYIPPFLEKHPGLIFSIGQLNQWVGGNLMGTGLAQIWPSSPVAEPLLDGKAVKGVRMADQGVEKDGTPTGMFMPGMDMKAALTVVADGPVGPVGQHLDRELGLPEGNHQREWAVGMKCVVDLPEGCDWKPGTVLHTIGYPEPEIFGFLYVYPGNVASMGIFVPSWFDNPVRTAYRYMQHWMLHPYLWKRLEGGTMRSWGAKSLAESGKRGEPFLCGDGFARIGEGSGSTNVLTGSGVDEAWATGVQLGEAVLELLKQGKEFTKENLEATYVARRRDSWVEEEAKVAEKARDGFTRGVIPGFLGMGMTGLTNGLLNFPGKALRPQDRIPTIEEYYKGYIAKGEIEQIRAECLKKGSSLHDALMNRVGWPEVPLDGQLLVSHQDALLMGGKVQANPGYADHVTFADPSTCLICKEQVCVEACSGQAIYTNPEGGTPLFDREKCVHCGACMWNCSKDNYQDPERTNIKFRGGSGGSHSAEN, encoded by the coding sequence ATGAGCGATCAGACTCCCCGCGCAGAAATGGAGACTGATATTGTATGTGTCGGATTCGGGCCCGCTGCTGGCGGTTTCCTGACCACCCTGACACGCGGATTGATGAACGAGGACGGCACTCCTGTGGCCGAATCCAAAGCCATGCCGGGCATGCCGCCGCAGGTCATCTGCTACGAGCGCGCCGATGACATCGGTTTCGGTGTATCCGGTGTTGTCACCAAGGGCCGCTCCATCAAGGCCTCTTTCCCGGATCTCGATCTCTCCCAGATTCCCATGGCTCACGAAGTCACCGAGGAGAAAATCCTGTACCTGAATGACCCGTATGGTGCCAGCCGCCGTCCGGCTCCCTTCAAGCTCGCAGACAAGGTACTGGAAAAGTACATGGAAGACGGGGCCTACGAATTGCCGTACATTCCTCCCTTCCTTGAAAAGCATCCCGGTCTGATCTTCTCCATTGGCCAGCTCAACCAGTGGGTGGGCGGTAATCTGATGGGCACCGGCCTTGCTCAGATCTGGCCTTCCAGCCCGGTTGCCGAGCCCCTGCTGGATGGCAAGGCCGTCAAGGGTGTGCGCATGGCTGATCAGGGTGTTGAAAAAGACGGCACCCCCACCGGCATGTTCATGCCGGGTATGGACATGAAGGCTGCTCTCACAGTGGTAGCTGACGGTCCGGTTGGTCCTGTCGGCCAGCATCTCGACCGCGAGCTTGGTCTGCCCGAGGGCAACCATCAGCGTGAGTGGGCCGTGGGCATGAAATGTGTCGTGGACCTGCCTGAGGGTTGCGACTGGAAGCCTGGCACTGTGCTCCACACCATCGGCTATCCTGAGCCGGAAATTTTCGGATTCCTGTACGTTTACCCCGGCAATGTCGCCTCCATGGGCATCTTCGTGCCTTCCTGGTTCGACAATCCGGTCCGCACCGCTTATCGCTACATGCAGCACTGGATGCTGCACCCGTACCTCTGGAAGCGTCTCGAGGGCGGCACCATGCGTTCCTGGGGCGCCAAGTCCCTGGCCGAGTCCGGCAAGCGCGGCGAGCCTTTCCTGTGCGGTGACGGTTTTGCCCGTATTGGTGAAGGCTCCGGCTCCACCAACGTGCTCACCGGTTCCGGTGTGGATGAGGCATGGGCCACTGGCGTGCAACTCGGCGAGGCTGTTCTTGAACTGCTCAAGCAGGGTAAGGAATTCACCAAGGAAAATCTCGAAGCAACCTACGTCGCCCGTCGCCGTGATTCCTGGGTCGAAGAAGAAGCCAAGGTCGCCGAGAAAGCCCGTGACGGCTTCACTCGCGGCGTGATTCCCGGTTTCCTCGGCATGGGTATGACCGGTCTGACCAATGGCCTGCTCAACTTCCCGGGCAAGGCGCTTCGTCCGCAGGATCGTATTCCGACCATCGAGGAATACTACAAGGGCTACATCGCCAAGGGTGAGATCGAGCAGATTCGTGCCGAGTGTCTCAAGAAGGGCTCCAGTCTGCACGACGCACTCATGAATCGCGTGGGGTGGCCCGAGGTTCCGCTGGACGGTCAGCTCCTCGTTTCCCATCAGGACGCGCTCCTCATGGGCGGCAAGGTACAGGCCAATCCCGGTTACGCCGATCACGTTACCTTTGCTGATCCCAGCACCTGTCTGATCTGTAAGGAACAGGTATGTGTTGAAGCATGTTCCGGTCAGGCCATCTACACGAATCCTGAAGGCGGAACGCCGCTGTTCGATCGTGAGAAGTGTGTGCACTGTGGTGCATGTATGTGGAATTGCAGCAAAGATAACTATCAGGACCCCGAGCGGACGAACATCAAGTTCCGCGGTGGTTCCGGTGGCTCGCACTCTGCCGAGAACTAG